The following are encoded in a window of Methanobacterium sp. genomic DNA:
- a CDS encoding DUF2769 domain-containing protein yields MKEDSSHESRIENTPENRAKCLCTFCPSYSQNCKDEVLYCSIGASKCEIPVNGCICNSCPLYFEYNLQNIYFCSLEEVGENKTLMRRKYNEENTDFYEKIVEIKDKVAGESLISAMGSLKEIPCKLDDLHFLPAQIERIPLNKEEDVNTSITIGPKSKKPLKVSSPIMISGMSFGAVSRNVRLVISQTASKMNIGFNTGEGGVLHEERKTSPELMIVQYSTGRFGFDEELLQSAGAVEIRFGQGAYPGKGSYLPAEKITEEVAEIRGLKKGESAYSPAHHPDITSPEQLEEKINWLRELGKGIPIGAKIGCGNVEKDVKILSKAGIDFISLDGFGGGTGATNTYVKDNMGIPILAALPRAHRKLEKMGVRDNLSLIAGGGLMNSADFTKCLALGADAVYIGTSALIAMNCQQYRVCYSGLCPTGVTTQNPQLMEQLDVKKGIRNLSNFINVSTEEIATITRMVGKNDVNLLEKDDLISLSRETAMIANVKWLDGHYLN; encoded by the coding sequence ATGAAAGAGGATTCATCACATGAAAGCAGAATTGAAAACACACCAGAAAATAGAGCAAAATGCTTATGCACTTTCTGTCCAAGTTATTCCCAAAACTGCAAGGATGAAGTTCTTTATTGTAGTATTGGGGCTAGTAAATGTGAAATCCCTGTCAACGGTTGCATCTGCAACAGTTGCCCCCTATACTTTGAGTACAATCTGCAAAATATTTATTTTTGCAGCCTAGAAGAAGTGGGAGAAAATAAAACTCTTATGCGCCGGAAATATAATGAAGAAAACACTGATTTTTATGAAAAAATAGTCGAAATCAAAGATAAAGTTGCAGGAGAAAGTTTGATATCTGCCATGGGCTCCTTGAAGGAAATTCCCTGTAAACTAGATGATCTCCATTTTTTACCAGCGCAAATTGAACGGATACCCCTCAACAAAGAGGAAGATGTTAATACATCTATAACTATCGGACCTAAATCTAAAAAACCTTTGAAAGTGTCTTCACCCATCATGATCTCAGGTATGAGTTTTGGAGCAGTTTCCAGGAATGTGCGTCTGGTAATATCCCAAACAGCATCTAAAATGAATATTGGATTTAACACCGGAGAAGGAGGTGTGCTTCATGAGGAAAGAAAAACTTCCCCTGAATTGATGATAGTGCAATATTCAACAGGACGTTTTGGTTTCGATGAAGAACTACTCCAATCTGCTGGTGCTGTGGAGATAAGGTTTGGTCAGGGAGCTTATCCTGGTAAAGGAAGTTATCTGCCTGCCGAAAAAATCACAGAAGAAGTGGCAGAAATTCGTGGACTTAAAAAGGGCGAATCAGCTTATTCCCCAGCCCATCACCCTGACATCACCAGCCCTGAACAATTAGAAGAAAAAATTAACTGGCTAAGGGAACTTGGCAAAGGAATCCCCATAGGGGCGAAAATTGGGTGTGGAAATGTGGAAAAAGATGTTAAAATCTTGTCAAAGGCAGGGATTGACTTTATTTCACTGGATGGTTTTGGTGGAGGTACTGGAGCCACTAATACATATGTGAAAGACAATATGGGAATTCCCATACTGGCTGCTTTGCCCCGTGCCCATAGGAAACTTGAAAAAATGGGAGTTCGTGACAATCTTAGTCTCATTGCCGGCGGAGGATTGATGAACTCTGCAGATTTTACTAAATGTCTAGCTTTAGGTGCGGATGCAGTTTATATAGGCACATCAGCACTGATAGCTATGAATTGCCAACAATATCGTGTCTGTTACAGTGGATTATGCCCAACTGGAGTGACAACTCAAAATCCACAATTAATGGAACAGTTAGATGTCAAAAAGGGGATACGAAATCTTTCTAATTTCATAAATGTTTCTACAGAAGAAATAGCCACCATTACCCGCATGGTTGGTAAAAATGATGTTAACCTTCTGGAAAAAGATGATTTGATAAGTTTAAGCAGGGAAACCGCAATGATCGCCAATGTTAAATGGTTGGATGGTCATTATTTGAACTAG
- a CDS encoding 2'-5' RNA ligase family protein has translation MSLLALAYPRISKKDYKWINDFREENDELNRRVMEPHFALVFPVFNQRPETFIEEIKSRSADHHSINFVIRCAVMDKNAFTPYWHVYLVPDEGYSQIIKLHDSLYSGKLSHELRMDSPFIPHIEIANSVEKWTCKEWVDQINYLNLEIKGSIEELDVVEYHDERVETLEKIKLS, from the coding sequence ATGTCACTTTTAGCCCTTGCATATCCACGTATAAGTAAAAAAGATTATAAGTGGATTAATGACTTCCGAGAAGAAAATGATGAACTCAATCGCAGAGTGATGGAACCACATTTTGCTCTGGTATTCCCAGTATTCAACCAGAGACCAGAAACTTTCATAGAAGAGATCAAAAGCCGTTCTGCTGATCATCACTCAATAAATTTTGTCATACGATGTGCAGTAATGGATAAAAACGCTTTTACACCATATTGGCATGTTTATCTAGTGCCAGATGAAGGGTACAGTCAGATCATCAAACTACATGACAGCTTGTATTCTGGAAAATTGTCCCATGAATTGCGCATGGATTCACCATTCATCCCTCATATTGAAATTGCCAATTCTGTGGAAAAATGGACTTGTAAAGAATGGGTAGACCAGATAAACTATTTGAATCTAGAAATTAAGGGGAGCATAGAGGAGTTAGATGTGGTTGAGTATCATGACGAACGAGTAGAAACCCTTGAAAAAATAAAACTATCTTAA
- a CDS encoding TIGR04165 family Cys-rich peptide, giving the protein MNLGKLNEKCPECGSMDKTLRRRLDREHHAFGTTQSFSCSNCGYVFKSPEDEKKEDEK; this is encoded by the coding sequence ATGAACCTAGGAAAACTTAATGAAAAATGCCCTGAATGCGGTTCTATGGATAAAACCCTTAGAAGGAGATTAGATAGAGAACATCATGCATTTGGTACAACACAGTCTTTTTCGTGCAGTAATTGTGGTTATGTGTTCAAATCCCCTGAAGATGAAAAAAAAGAGGATGAAAAATAG
- a CDS encoding DUF5591 domain-containing protein, giving the protein MKVLCTNETSLHRPEARRWRERMGLLEPLGEVVVVLPCSMRKPYSSSKSHRIFSQATRGFQEAILTSPFGVCPREMENTYPIQSYDVSTVGDWSLEEIALTGECLAEYVQDKEVIAHVAHGYLTVCQEYLPNAIFTCIDGRTTSSESMQNLKKEVKKYGKIKSRKRQTHMLRSIARYQFNTQKADKLVPSNYKLIGRFDRRLMHENEQIAVLHHDNGLYSLNMKGGILLNDIGVNWVEIDFDLKTNTLFAPGVVDAYPKIIPKDEVVIIRNGEVIGVGKSLMSGEEMKKGEKGVAVRVRHRLSQ; this is encoded by the coding sequence ATCAAAGTACTATGCACCAATGAAACTTCACTCCACCGACCTGAAGCTCGTCGTTGGAGAGAACGCATGGGGCTATTAGAACCTCTGGGAGAAGTGGTGGTGGTACTGCCTTGCAGCATGCGGAAACCATATTCATCAAGTAAGTCTCATCGGATTTTCAGCCAAGCCACTAGAGGCTTTCAGGAAGCTATTTTAACATCGCCCTTTGGAGTTTGTCCACGAGAAATGGAAAATACTTATCCTATCCAGTCTTATGATGTTTCTACAGTTGGTGACTGGTCATTGGAGGAGATTGCACTCACCGGGGAATGTTTAGCTGAATATGTTCAGGATAAAGAAGTGATAGCCCATGTAGCACATGGTTACTTGACCGTGTGTCAAGAATACTTGCCCAATGCTATTTTTACTTGTATTGATGGTAGGACCACTTCTTCTGAATCCATGCAAAACCTTAAAAAGGAAGTTAAAAAATATGGCAAAATTAAGAGTCGCAAAAGACAGACACATATGCTCAGATCAATTGCAAGATATCAGTTTAATACACAAAAAGCAGATAAATTAGTACCATCCAATTATAAATTGATAGGAAGATTTGACCGGCGTTTGATGCATGAAAATGAACAAATTGCCGTGTTGCATCATGATAACGGCCTTTACAGCCTAAATATGAAAGGGGGCATCTTATTGAATGACATTGGTGTTAACTGGGTTGAAATCGATTTTGATCTTAAGACCAACACCCTTTTTGCACCAGGAGTGGTTGATGCTTATCCCAAGATAATCCCCAAAGATGAAGTGGTTATCATTAGAAATGGAGAAGTTATTGGAGTTGGAAAGTCCCTCATGTCTGGTGAAGAAATGAAAAAAGGAGAAAAGGGTGTTGCTGTGCGGGTAAGGCACAGATTGAGCCAATAG
- a CDS encoding AAA family ATPase, giving the protein MRPWERVAVVGVPGAGKTSLCTAASENSKYQHVNYGRVMLEIAQNRGLATTLPEMFSLDLTIQHGIWEKTALQIKDKKNILLDLHGLDHFREGYLISLPLNIIRPDIIIIIESAYEDIIHRIRADPMKKRIIPGQKTHNEHVKMLRLAMISASACLGCNLIILNNYDFETCLTELESILVNKSDY; this is encoded by the coding sequence ATGAGGCCATGGGAGCGAGTTGCTGTAGTGGGAGTTCCTGGAGCAGGTAAAACCTCACTATGCACAGCTGCCTCTGAAAATTCCAAATATCAACACGTGAACTATGGACGGGTGATGTTGGAAATAGCTCAGAATAGAGGTTTAGCCACCACCCTCCCTGAAATGTTCAGTTTAGACCTTACAATTCAACACGGAATATGGGAAAAAACTGCACTGCAGATTAAGGATAAAAAAAATATTCTTTTAGACCTTCATGGTTTAGACCATTTTAGGGAAGGTTATCTGATTTCACTACCCCTGAACATAATCAGGCCAGATATTATAATCATTATCGAATCTGCATATGAGGATATTATCCATAGAATACGTGCTGACCCAATGAAAAAAAGAATTATCCCAGGACAAAAAACACACAATGAACATGTTAAGATGTTAAGACTGGCCATGATCAGTGCTTCGGCATGTTTAGGCTGCAATCTGATAATATTAAATAACTATGATTTTGAAACGTGCTTAACAGAACTGGAATCAATACTGGTAAATAAATCTGACTATTGA
- a CDS encoding metal-sulfur cluster assembly factor encodes MSEELIAKVREALGQVADPHMGISIVEMGLVADIQASEKDKTAKIVIKPTNPGCMSAANMAMQARVAAEKLEEIDKAEIEIEGHMMADAINEMVNK; translated from the coding sequence ATGAGCGAAGAATTAATAGCAAAGGTTAGAGAAGCTCTTGGCCAAGTAGCTGATCCCCATATGGGTATTAGTATTGTGGAAATGGGACTTGTGGCAGATATTCAAGCAAGTGAAAAGGATAAAACTGCTAAAATTGTAATAAAACCAACAAATCCAGGTTGTATGAGTGCTGCTAATATGGCAATGCAAGCTCGAGTTGCTGCTGAAAAATTAGAAGAAATTGACAAAGCAGAGATCGAAATTGAAGGCCATATGATGGCTGATGCCATAAATGAAATGGTGAATAAATAA
- a CDS encoding TIGR04083 family peptide-modifying radical SAM enzyme, producing MAFHVMLVPTLGCPSSCEYCWSSEESSPIMDVNIIRETVEWLKDFRNEPVTFTFHGGEPLLAGYEFFKESLPLLADGLAHLKPAFAIQTNLWNLTPELAELFKEYEIPIGSSLDGPEELNDLQRGEGYYQKTMKGYEIAKEHGLQVSFISTFTSYSIQFKEEIFNFFLENGLNLKLHPALPSLRGANPEKWALSPEEYGELLIYLLDQYLENMDRIELKNIDHLAKCVFTRRGVVCTFVDCMGDTFAVGPDGSIYPCYRFVGMPEYVMGNVRDHPSMEDLAQSDSWKLLHGFKDYVDSECKRCNYIKFCRGGCPYNALTINEKTGKAEISGVDPHCTAYKMIFKEITKRATKEMLGPSLGMVNDASGMDRKTKRGIMSIMLKPS from the coding sequence ATGGCTTTTCATGTGATGCTGGTTCCCACATTGGGATGTCCTTCCAGTTGTGAGTATTGTTGGAGTTCGGAGGAAAGTTCCCCAATAATGGATGTCAATATAATTAGAGAAACAGTAGAATGGCTTAAAGACTTCCGAAACGAACCAGTTACTTTCACCTTCCATGGTGGAGAACCATTACTGGCAGGATATGAATTTTTTAAAGAATCATTACCACTCTTGGCTGATGGATTAGCACATCTTAAGCCAGCTTTTGCAATTCAAACCAATTTATGGAACTTGACACCTGAACTGGCAGAATTATTTAAAGAATATGAGATACCTATTGGTTCAAGTCTGGATGGTCCAGAGGAACTGAATGACTTGCAGAGGGGAGAAGGATACTATCAGAAGACAATGAAAGGTTATGAAATTGCAAAGGAACATGGTTTGCAGGTAAGCTTTATATCTACTTTCACCTCCTATTCCATCCAATTCAAGGAAGAAATTTTCAATTTTTTCCTGGAAAATGGTTTGAACCTTAAACTACACCCTGCTTTGCCATCATTACGTGGTGCTAACCCTGAAAAATGGGCTTTATCCCCTGAAGAGTATGGGGAACTTTTAATTTACCTACTTGATCAGTACTTGGAAAATATGGACAGAATCGAACTTAAAAATATTGATCACCTAGCAAAATGTGTTTTCACACGCCGAGGGGTGGTTTGCACCTTTGTGGACTGCATGGGAGACACCTTCGCAGTTGGTCCAGATGGAAGTATATATCCTTGCTATCGTTTCGTGGGAATGCCTGAATATGTTATGGGAAATGTAAGGGATCATCCCAGTATGGAAGATTTAGCCCAGTCTGATTCTTGGAAGTTACTTCATGGCTTCAAAGACTACGTAGACTCAGAGTGTAAAAGATGCAATTATATAAAGTTCTGCAGAGGAGGATGTCCCTACAACGCCCTTACTATCAATGAAAAAACAGGTAAAGCCGAAATAAGTGGAGTAGACCCCCACTGTACTGCATATAAGATGATCTTCAAGGAAATCACCAAACGAGCTACCAAAGAAATGCTAGGACCCAGTTTGGGCATGGTAAATGATGCATCAGGCATGGACCGAAAAACTAAAAGGGGAATAATGTCTATTATGCTCAAACCTTCTTAG
- a CDS encoding DEAD/DEAH box helicase, with protein sequence MIILRRKKKIVELFPIGSSKGAINSRRSPLFYGYIKLRRVDGNLKIHKFIVKKDKEIIFPPSEAVKILRKQNIFLIGSDPDTEELLNSLNINFKHTLICKHCTFEGFITLINKEKSYIFHEDYLCRICAENEIKRELKSRSYDLSTFPRFKQMLDETGNLERVLSVFNPRFDPLKNTELTMYDKISTKSALNLPKVRIDHLKIPKKLIDSFKKQGTHLLPVQVLAIQAGLLEGENLLVVSATASGKTLIGEMAGIPEALTGGKLLFLTPLVALANQKYGDFKRRYEKMGLNVSIRVGMSRINAKEEIVIPEEDINDADIIVGTYEGLDFLLRAGKSSHLNNLKTVVVDEIHMLGDDERGPRLRGLIHRLKTLFPSVQLIGLSATVGNPREIATEFGLKLVEYPQRPVPLERHLIFVTTEEEKNHLLSQLSRVEYQNRSKKGYHGQSIIFTNSRRKTHSIADYLVRRGVKAAAYHAGLSYVKKNRIEKDFANQKLAAVVTTAALAAGVDFPASQVLFESLVMGNKRLTANEFSQMLGRAGRPAYHDQGKVYLLPEVGRSYGDETEESQAMELLASETEPVKVTYSEDSQLEQFLADICAGRADTFSKLTEDYENEEFPLELEEAFNILLDYHLVNEQEGIISATDYGRAVSVSFLSYEEGDFIRENMMKMDPLDIALELEPFENAYLSNRITTQIGRILKINMSTRLFADSTLDILSSSSAISKLEPHLRERVMKLQMDFYTCKCKERPFCGCFQRELSRKIVKKRLNRRDPVEISRKLMRDYEIHAYAGDVFSWLDSLIRMLEAVRRIANAYRNKKVVRQTNQLIRDIEN encoded by the coding sequence ATGATAATCTTAAGACGAAAAAAAAAGATAGTGGAGTTATTTCCCATTGGAAGTTCTAAAGGAGCTATTAACAGTAGGAGAAGTCCTCTTTTCTATGGTTATATTAAGCTTCGTCGTGTTGATGGTAATTTAAAGATTCACAAGTTCATTGTTAAGAAGGATAAAGAAATTATATTCCCACCCAGTGAAGCAGTGAAAATTCTCAGAAAACAAAACATTTTTTTGATAGGTTCAGATCCAGACACTGAAGAATTACTTAATTCATTAAATATTAATTTTAAACACACGCTTATCTGCAAGCACTGCACATTTGAAGGTTTCATCACCCTAATAAATAAGGAAAAATCATATATTTTCCACGAAGATTACCTCTGCCGTATATGTGCTGAAAACGAGATAAAACGAGAATTAAAATCAAGATCGTATGATTTGAGCACGTTTCCCAGATTTAAACAGATGTTGGATGAAACAGGTAACTTGGAACGGGTTCTAAGTGTTTTTAACCCCCGTTTTGATCCTTTGAAAAATACAGAACTCACCATGTATGATAAAATCAGCACCAAAAGTGCTCTTAATCTTCCAAAAGTTAGAATAGACCATCTTAAAATTCCTAAAAAACTTATAGACTCTTTTAAAAAACAGGGCACCCATCTGTTGCCAGTACAAGTCCTGGCAATTCAAGCTGGACTTTTGGAAGGCGAGAACCTACTGGTGGTTTCAGCAACTGCAAGTGGAAAAACACTCATTGGAGAGATGGCTGGAATACCAGAGGCCCTAACCGGTGGAAAACTCCTTTTTTTAACCCCCCTAGTTGCATTAGCCAACCAAAAATATGGGGATTTCAAGAGAAGATATGAAAAAATGGGATTAAATGTTTCAATAAGAGTAGGAATGAGCCGGATCAATGCTAAAGAAGAGATTGTTATTCCTGAAGAAGATATTAATGATGCGGACATAATAGTGGGAACCTATGAAGGTCTGGATTTCCTCCTCCGAGCAGGTAAATCATCCCATTTAAACAACCTAAAGACAGTTGTGGTAGATGAAATCCACATGTTAGGGGATGATGAAAGAGGACCTCGACTTCGTGGACTTATTCATCGTTTGAAGACACTTTTCCCATCGGTACAGTTAATAGGTTTATCTGCTACTGTTGGAAATCCCCGTGAAATTGCCACGGAATTTGGTCTCAAACTGGTAGAATATCCCCAACGCCCGGTGCCATTAGAAAGACACCTAATATTTGTCACCACAGAAGAGGAAAAAAATCACCTTTTAAGCCAGTTATCCCGTGTTGAATACCAGAACAGATCAAAAAAGGGATATCATGGTCAAAGTATCATTTTCACTAATTCACGCCGTAAAACACATAGTATTGCAGATTATCTGGTTAGAAGGGGCGTTAAAGCAGCAGCATATCATGCTGGTTTATCTTATGTTAAGAAAAACAGGATTGAAAAAGATTTTGCCAATCAAAAGTTGGCAGCAGTGGTAACTACTGCTGCATTGGCTGCTGGTGTGGATTTTCCAGCTTCGCAAGTTTTATTTGAAAGTCTGGTTATGGGGAATAAACGATTAACAGCAAATGAATTTTCTCAAATGTTAGGTCGTGCTGGCAGACCGGCTTACCATGATCAGGGAAAAGTATATCTTTTGCCTGAAGTTGGGAGAAGCTATGGGGATGAAACAGAAGAATCACAAGCTATGGAGTTGTTGGCCAGTGAAACGGAACCAGTGAAGGTTACTTATTCTGAGGACAGTCAACTGGAACAGTTCCTAGCTGATATATGTGCTGGACGTGCGGACACATTCTCAAAACTAACTGAAGATTATGAAAACGAAGAATTCCCACTGGAACTTGAAGAAGCATTCAACATCCTCTTAGATTATCATCTGGTGAATGAACAAGAGGGCATAATATCAGCCACAGATTATGGTAGAGCAGTTTCTGTGTCTTTTTTATCCTATGAGGAGGGTGATTTCATCCGGGAAAATATGATGAAGATGGATCCCTTGGATATTGCCCTAGAGTTGGAACCCTTTGAAAATGCCTATCTTTCCAACAGAATCACCACCCAAATTGGCAGAATACTAAAAATAAATATGTCAACCCGTTTGTTTGCAGACAGCACTCTTGATATTCTCAGCTCTAGCAGTGCAATTTCCAAACTAGAACCCCATCTGAGAGAGCGTGTTATGAAACTTCAAATGGATTTTTATACCTGTAAATGTAAGGAAAGACCATTTTGTGGTTGCTTCCAAAGGGAACTTTCCCGTAAAATTGTTAAAAAGAGACTCAACCGGAGGGATCCAGTTGAAATCAGTCGAAAACTAATGCGGGACTATGAAATCCATGCTTATGCTGGAGATGTTTTCAGTTGGTTGGATTCCCTCATCAGGATGCTTGAAGCAGTGCGCAGGATAGCCAATGCTTACCGAAATAAAAAAGTAGTCAGGCAAACTAATCAGTTGATAAGGGATATTGAAAACTGA
- a CDS encoding NAD(P)/FAD-dependent oxidoreductase, producing the protein MIETDILVIGAGPAGSTAAKHAAIAGSSVILMDKKSEIGSPKRCAEGVSKEGLKKLGIEPSERWVTKEASGIRMVSPNGTSVTLTEDKVKLPEAGYILERKVFDKYMAMDAGRAGVQIMIKTLATGMRREDGQMVVTAESMGEEFQIKAKIVIAADGPESRVGRWAGLRTSLKPKDMESCAQFEMAGVEMEEPDCIEFYFGSVSPGGYAWIFPKGDDIANVGLGVLTTMTDKSAYEHLLEFVKNNPATKNAQAVEINVGGDPVGGLLKKKVTDNVLVTGDAASMVNPLTGGGIISGMLGGRIAGQVAAQAVIEGDYSEKSLEIYEELCEAELGKSFEKYLKAKNYLLSLSDEELDQIAEAFQKSDFETINTAEMVRKLVKISPKALLKLGKLF; encoded by the coding sequence ATGATTGAAACTGATATTTTAGTTATAGGGGCCGGCCCTGCAGGTTCAACTGCTGCAAAACACGCAGCCATAGCTGGTTCCAGTGTAATTTTAATGGACAAAAAATCCGAGATAGGATCTCCCAAAAGATGCGCTGAAGGCGTTTCTAAAGAGGGGCTTAAAAAGTTAGGAATCGAACCATCTGAACGTTGGGTGACTAAAGAAGCAAGCGGAATCCGTATGGTTTCCCCAAATGGAACTTCAGTGACCCTTACTGAGGATAAAGTAAAACTCCCGGAAGCAGGTTACATCCTAGAACGTAAAGTCTTTGACAAATACATGGCCATGGATGCTGGTCGTGCTGGTGTGCAAATCATGATCAAAACCCTGGCTACTGGTATGCGAAGAGAAGATGGTCAGATGGTGGTTACTGCTGAGAGCATGGGTGAAGAATTCCAAATCAAGGCTAAGATTGTAATAGCTGCTGATGGCCCGGAATCAAGGGTTGGTAGATGGGCTGGACTTCGAACTTCTCTTAAACCTAAAGATATGGAATCTTGTGCCCAGTTTGAAATGGCAGGAGTTGAGATGGAAGAACCAGACTGCATAGAATTCTATTTTGGTAGTGTATCTCCTGGAGGTTATGCTTGGATTTTCCCTAAAGGCGATGACATAGCTAATGTAGGTCTGGGTGTTTTAACCACTATGACTGATAAAAGCGCCTATGAACACCTTTTAGAGTTTGTGAAGAATAATCCTGCCACCAAAAATGCACAAGCAGTTGAAATCAATGTTGGTGGAGATCCTGTTGGTGGATTACTCAAGAAAAAGGTAACCGATAATGTTCTGGTCACTGGAGACGCTGCAAGTATGGTAAACCCACTTACAGGCGGAGGTATTATTAGTGGAATGTTAGGAGGTCGAATTGCTGGTCAAGTGGCCGCACAAGCTGTAATTGAAGGTGATTACTCGGAAAAAAGCCTTGAAATATATGAAGAACTTTGTGAAGCCGAACTAGGCAAATCATTTGAAAAATATTTAAAGGCCAAAAATTATCTTTTAAGTCTTTCTGATGAGGAATTAGACCAGATTGCAGAAGCATTCCAAAAGAGTGACTTTGAAACTATTAACACCGCAGAAATGGTTAGAAAACTGGTTAAAATCTCGCCAAAAGCCCTTTTAAAGTTGGGTAAATTGTTCTAA
- a CDS encoding 4Fe-4S binding protein, which yields MIVKEWCMYCGECAGVCPRNLIEVREISLNFNEEDCKDCRICVKACPVQALEKGDD from the coding sequence ATGATAGTTAAGGAATGGTGTATGTACTGCGGAGAATGTGCAGGTGTATGTCCTCGTAACCTCATTGAAGTACGCGAAATAAGCTTAAATTTCAACGAAGAAGATTGTAAAGACTGCAGAATATGCGTTAAGGCATGTCCAGTGCAGGCCCTGGAAAAAGGGGATGATTAA
- a CDS encoding PAS domain-containing protein — protein MNKKDTEELLECEHIRNALLLANKEWDRTFNALPDLITIMDTEHRVVKVNKAMADSVGVSPEEIVGKNCYEMVHGTRCPIDTCPHSLLLVDGAQHKAEIQEDNLGGFFLVTVTPIEDEEGNIMGSVHVARDITKRVKMEKDLKKALKEKDVLMKEIYHRVKNNLSVVSSLLSLQSRYIEDESAREIFKDSQSRIKTMALIHEKLYSSGNLKLVNMKEYIEELSRDFSNVHLSNHDNVSLVLDIENIMLDVDTAIPVGLIINELLTNSVKHAFPAKQIGTINLNLKKVENGELLLEAKDNGKGLPSGFKIENSDSLGLRLIHSLTDQINGQIEVDGSQGAHFSIKFHEQKRGKRK, from the coding sequence TTGAACAAAAAAGATACTGAAGAGCTTTTAGAATGCGAACACATTAGAAATGCTCTTTTATTGGCTAACAAGGAATGGGACAGAACATTCAATGCCCTGCCTGATCTGATAACCATCATGGACACCGAACACCGAGTGGTGAAAGTTAACAAGGCAATGGCTGATAGTGTGGGAGTTTCACCAGAAGAAATCGTTGGAAAAAATTGTTATGAGATGGTTCACGGAACCAGATGTCCCATTGATACTTGTCCACATTCTTTACTTCTTGTTGATGGTGCTCAGCACAAAGCTGAAATTCAAGAGGATAACCTTGGAGGTTTTTTCTTGGTGACTGTCACCCCGATTGAGGATGAAGAAGGAAACATAATGGGTAGTGTGCATGTTGCCAGGGATATCACCAAACGGGTTAAGATGGAAAAGGATCTTAAGAAAGCTTTAAAAGAAAAAGATGTGCTTATGAAAGAGATTTATCATCGGGTTAAAAACAATCTTTCAGTGGTGTCCAGTCTCCTGAGTTTGCAATCTCGCTACATTGAGGATGAATCTGCCAGGGAGATTTTCAAGGACAGCCAAAGCAGGATAAAGACCATGGCCCTTATACATGAAAAATTGTATAGTTCTGGAAATCTTAAACTGGTTAATATGAAAGAATATATTGAGGAGTTGTCACGAGATTTTTCCAATGTTCACCTATCCAATCATGACAATGTAAGTCTGGTGTTAGATATTGAAAATATAATGTTAGATGTTGATACTGCCATCCCAGTAGGCCTTATTATCAATGAATTGCTAACCAACTCTGTGAAACATGCTTTTCCAGCTAAGCAAATAGGGACAATAAATTTGAATTTGAAGAAAGTAGAAAATGGTGAATTGTTACTTGAAGCCAAAGACAATGGTAAAGGGTTACCTTCTGGTTTTAAAATTGAAAATAGTGATAGTTTAGGTTTAAGATTGATACATAGCTTAACTGATCAAATTAATGGCCAGATAGAGGTTGATGGAAGTCAAGGAGCTCATTTTTCTATAAAATTCCATGAACAAAAAAGGGGAAAACGTAAATGA